From the genome of Candidatus Nitrosocosmicus oleophilus, one region includes:
- a CDS encoding zinc ribbon domain-containing protein, whose protein sequence is MNKAYSMVAAFSLVIGSILLLPVLNIAYAQYSGQPGAATLEEQLTLAKEKISNAQQQGAYGSGTAMFGTNLDSTVLMIIVITVVIGGVAAAFFAASTVGVKKKHVAVAAGGTSVSGKFCTHCGNQIGDGQKFCGACGTKV, encoded by the coding sequence ATGAACAAGGCATACTCAATGGTAGCGGCTTTTTCATTGGTAATTGGTTCTATACTATTATTACCAGTATTAAATATTGCATATGCTCAATATAGCGGTCAACCCGGGGCTGCAACTTTGGAAGAACAACTTACCTTGGCTAAAGAGAAAATTAGTAACGCTCAACAACAAGGTGCATATGGTTCTGGTACTGCAATGTTTGGAACTAATTTGGATAGCACAGTGTTGATGATAATTGTAATAACTGTAGTTATTGGCGGAGTTGCTGCTGCATTCTTTGCTGCAAGCACCGTTGGTGTTAAGAAGAAACATGTGGCTGTTGCAGCTGGTGGTACTTCTGTCAGTGGCAAGTTCTGCACTCACTGTGGTAACCAAATAGGCGACGGACAAAAGTTCTGTGGAGCCTGCGGAACCAAAGTCTAA
- a CDS encoding 30S ribosomal protein S15 produces MARTHAHTHGKSHSIRPTSKNAPSWAIDSQEIIKQIVEFGKDGMTASEIGLRLRDEFAVPLVKPIIGKTITQIMQENDIQRAMPEDLERLVRKALGLQKHLNVHNSDKRNVRSLELIESKIHRLSRYYKKTGKVTKSWKYASVIAKLE; encoded by the coding sequence ATGGCGCGAACTCATGCCCACACACATGGAAAATCACATTCTATTAGACCAACTTCTAAAAATGCACCCTCTTGGGCTATCGATAGTCAAGAGATTATTAAACAAATTGTAGAGTTCGGAAAGGATGGTATGACCGCGAGTGAGATAGGATTAAGGTTAAGAGACGAATTTGCAGTCCCATTAGTTAAACCAATTATTGGAAAAACCATTACTCAAATTATGCAGGAAAATGATATTCAGAGAGCAATGCCTGAAGATCTAGAAAGACTGGTACGCAAGGCTTTGGGATTACAAAAACATTTGAATGTCCACAATAGTGATAAGAGAAATGTCAGGTCGTTGGAGTTGATAGAATCTAAAATACATAGATTATCCAGATATTATAAAAAAACAGGTAAAGTAACCAAATCTTGGAAATATGCATCAGTAATCGCTAAACTAGAGTAG
- a CDS encoding TIGR00269 family protein has protein sequence MPTCNKCNKRPVVFNRLYSGEALCKSCFIHSIEKKTLHTISKYSMINYGQRVAVGVSGGKDSLVLLYILKKISKNNNNDIIAITIDEGIEGYRDESLTIVKDFCNELEVPFKIFSYKDLFGSSMDEAVVKRPSKKVSSCSICGTFRRRALDVAALSMQSDILATAHNLDDHLQTFMINLFSGDVGRIGWMYPQPITYQNGLKKIKPLVELYENEIVFYAFHMGIEFQADECPYMNESIRSDFRAFFNDLEKIHPGIKYNCFNSMNKLSRIVKNSNNDKQIKNACLNCGGISTDEICSVCKTVLMLDMNKKKLKN, from the coding sequence GTGCCTACGTGCAATAAATGTAATAAAAGACCAGTGGTGTTTAACCGGCTTTACTCTGGTGAAGCTCTCTGTAAATCTTGTTTCATACATTCAATTGAAAAGAAAACTTTGCACACCATTTCAAAATATTCCATGATTAATTATGGTCAACGAGTAGCTGTAGGAGTATCTGGCGGGAAAGACAGTCTTGTTCTTCTTTACATCTTAAAAAAAATTTCAAAAAATAACAATAATGATATTATCGCAATCACAATCGATGAAGGAATTGAAGGTTACCGTGATGAATCTCTCACCATTGTGAAGGATTTTTGCAATGAATTGGAGGTGCCTTTTAAGATTTTCAGTTACAAGGACCTTTTTGGGTCGAGTATGGATGAAGCGGTAGTAAAAAGGCCATCAAAAAAAGTTAGCTCTTGTTCCATTTGTGGAACATTTAGGAGAAGGGCATTAGATGTTGCAGCTCTTTCAATGCAATCAGACATTCTTGCAACTGCACATAATTTAGATGATCACCTTCAAACATTTATGATAAATTTGTTTTCTGGTGATGTTGGGAGAATTGGTTGGATGTATCCTCAACCCATAACATATCAAAATGGATTAAAGAAAATTAAGCCACTTGTTGAGTTATATGAGAATGAAATAGTATTTTACGCCTTCCATATGGGTATTGAATTTCAGGCAGATGAATGTCCTTATATGAACGAAAGCATCCGTAGCGACTTTCGAGCGTTTTTCAATGATCTAGAAAAAATCCACCCGGGCATAAAATACAATTGTTTCAATTCCATGAACAAACTATCTAGAATAGTAAAAAATTCCAATAATGATAAACAGATCAAAAATGCTTGTCTAAATTGTGGTGGAATCTCGACCGACGAAATTTGTTCCGTTTGCAAAACCGTATTAATGTTGGATATGAATAAAAAAAAACTAAAGAACTAG
- a CDS encoding KEOPS complex subunit Pcc1 yields MQKDPDICIDTKIVIECKDEKDVQTIFKTLNPDNKEFPKGLEMEVQTNRTQFLLKVAFRDNNGEKNNINTLINTIEEIMEHIAIIKEVTKID; encoded by the coding sequence ATGCAAAAAGATCCTGATATTTGTATTGATACAAAAATAGTGATAGAGTGTAAAGATGAAAAAGATGTACAAACCATTTTCAAGACTCTAAATCCCGATAACAAAGAATTTCCCAAGGGACTGGAAATGGAAGTCCAGACGAACAGAACACAGTTTTTGTTGAAAGTAGCATTCAGAGATAATAATGGGGAAAAAAATAATATTAATACGCTTATAAACACGATTGAAGAGATCATGGAGCATATTGCAATCATCAAAGAAGTGACCAAAATTGATTGA